One part of the Streptomyces ferrugineus genome encodes these proteins:
- a CDS encoding lipase maturation factor family protein gives MDWFVAPDYWTSRLVFQRALAGVYLVAFLTAALQFRALMGSRGMLPVPRFVAQVRFRAAPSLFQLHYSDRFFAVCAWAGCAVSAALLAGLDSVVPLWGAMLLWLVPWALYLSIVNVGQTWYSFGWESLLLEVGFLAVFLGNDEVAPPILVLFLLRWILFRVEFGAGLIKMRGDECWRKLTCLDHHHETQPMPGPLSWFFHHLPRPLHRVEVAANHFTQLVVPVLLFTPQPVASAAAALMIVTQLWLVLSGNFSWLNWITIVLALSALRFPSDPGSVAEAPLWYEVVVLAVAALLVVLSYHPVANMISRRQIMNRSFDPLHLVNTYGAFGSVSRIRYEVVVEGTADDVPREESDWREYEFKGKPGDPRRWPRQFAPYHLRLDWLMWFAALSPAYAGSWFGALVERLLENDRDTLKLLRRSPFPPDEPPRFVRARLFRYRYTTWRELRETGACWERTYVREYLPPTRLAGVAQRS, from the coding sequence ATGGACTGGTTCGTCGCACCGGACTACTGGACGAGCCGGCTGGTCTTCCAGCGGGCTCTGGCCGGCGTGTACCTCGTCGCGTTCCTGACGGCGGCCCTGCAGTTCCGGGCGCTGATGGGCTCGCGCGGCATGCTGCCCGTGCCGCGCTTCGTCGCCCAGGTCCGCTTCAGGGCCGCGCCCAGCCTGTTCCAACTGCACTACTCGGACCGGTTCTTCGCCGTCTGTGCCTGGGCGGGCTGCGCGGTCTCCGCGGCGCTGCTCGCCGGACTGGACTCCGTCGTACCCCTGTGGGGCGCCATGCTGCTGTGGCTGGTGCCGTGGGCGCTGTACCTGTCGATCGTGAACGTCGGCCAGACCTGGTACTCGTTCGGCTGGGAGTCGCTGTTGCTGGAGGTCGGCTTCCTCGCCGTGTTCCTGGGCAACGACGAGGTGGCGCCGCCGATCCTGGTGCTGTTCCTGCTGCGCTGGATCCTGTTCCGGGTCGAGTTCGGCGCCGGTCTGATCAAGATGCGCGGGGACGAGTGCTGGCGGAAGCTGACCTGCCTGGACCACCACCACGAGACCCAGCCGATGCCGGGCCCGCTGAGCTGGTTCTTCCACCATCTTCCCAGGCCCCTGCACCGGGTCGAGGTGGCCGCCAACCACTTCACCCAGCTCGTCGTGCCGGTGCTCCTCTTCACCCCGCAGCCGGTCGCGTCGGCCGCCGCCGCCCTGATGATCGTCACCCAGCTGTGGCTGGTCCTGTCGGGCAACTTCTCCTGGCTGAACTGGATCACCATCGTGCTGGCCCTGTCGGCGCTGCGGTTCCCGAGCGATCCGGGGTCCGTGGCCGAGGCGCCGCTGTGGTACGAGGTCGTGGTCCTCGCGGTCGCCGCCCTCCTCGTCGTCCTGAGCTACCACCCGGTCGCCAACATGATCTCCCGCCGCCAGATCATGAACCGCTCCTTCGACCCGCTCCACCTGGTCAACACCTACGGCGCCTTCGGCAGCGTCAGCCGGATCCGGTACGAGGTGGTCGTCGAGGGCACCGCCGACGACGTGCCGCGCGAGGAGTCGGACTGGCGGGAGTACGAGTTCAAGGGCAAGCCGGGCGATCCCCGGCGCTGGCCGCGCCAGTTCGCTCCCTACCATCTGCGCCTGGACTGGCTGATGTGGTTCGCCGCGCTGTCGCCCGCCTATGCCGGCTCCTGGTTCGGCGCCCTGGTGGAACGGCTCCTGGAGAACGACCGCGACACGCTGAAGCTGCTGCGCCGCTCGCCCTTCCCGCCCGACGAGCCGCCGCGGTTCGTCCGCGCCCGCCTCTTCCGCTACCGGTACACGACCTGGCGTGAGCTGCGGGAGACGGGCGCGTGCTGGGAGCGGACGTATGTGCGGGAGTATCTGCCGCCGACCAGGCTGGCCGGGGTGGCTCAGAGGTCGTAG
- a CDS encoding SpoIIE family protein phosphatase: MVDRGASALSLPDDWPAHPDPILALNQMGTFDWDLDNGVFQMDAQAHEVFDLRPDEYDGNPVTLAIRVPPPEAYRLDGLVSQAMKDGSENYGAYFRIRCRDGTLRWTHTQGYIRRDETGRPRRIIGIVRDATDELAQSEERREQAADDEARRQQTNVVQLTTAALAHARTIQDVIDVLKDTHGLTHLGATSLVMGLVEAGRIRLVAEGPAGSFVPGTLVTRIDEQYPMSEVVRTLSPRFIESPEEFAERYPILWPHITDLNITSAAYMPLIAQARPIGAIGLLYSDRRGFSTDDRNVLVALGSSIAQSLQRAMLYEQEKDLATGLQQAMLPRTIPSVPGADVAVRYRSASLGRDIGGDWYDLIPLPGGRVGAVIGDVQGHDTHAAAVMGQLRIVLRAYAAEGHTPATVMARASVFLHELDTDRFATCLYAQADLSTGVVQVVRAGHIDPLIREPGGACRRVLVEGGLPLGLSAEFGRLEYPVGTIELDSDHTLLLCTDGLVEQPGADLDDGMQTLTALIATGPDDVRDLADRLIDVAEERGGDDDVALLLLRRRVLDAPRAGGRLQQHVAPGDPEALTAARHMIRAAVRAWGAGDRADEVELVADELITNALMHTEGSAVVTLRVLTGSERRLRVEVEDSSSALPRRREAGASGVSGRGLLLVDLLTDVWGVEARGGGKAVWCEFLVPERSGG, from the coding sequence ATGGTTGATCGGGGAGCGAGCGCCCTGTCACTCCCGGACGACTGGCCCGCCCACCCGGACCCGATCCTGGCGCTCAACCAGATGGGCACCTTCGACTGGGACCTGGACAACGGCGTCTTCCAGATGGACGCCCAGGCCCACGAGGTCTTCGACCTGCGCCCCGACGAATACGACGGAAACCCCGTGACCCTGGCGATCCGGGTGCCGCCGCCGGAGGCCTACCGGCTGGACGGCCTGGTCTCCCAGGCCATGAAGGACGGCAGCGAGAACTACGGCGCCTACTTCCGCATCCGCTGCCGCGACGGCACCCTGCGCTGGACCCACACCCAGGGCTACATCCGCCGCGACGAGACGGGCCGCCCGCGCCGCATCATCGGCATCGTGCGGGACGCCACCGACGAACTCGCCCAGAGCGAGGAGCGGCGCGAGCAGGCCGCCGACGACGAGGCCCGCCGGCAGCAGACCAACGTCGTCCAGCTCACCACGGCCGCCCTCGCCCACGCCCGCACGATCCAGGACGTCATCGACGTCCTCAAGGACACCCACGGCCTGACCCACCTCGGCGCCACCAGCCTCGTCATGGGCCTGGTCGAGGCCGGCCGCATCCGGCTGGTCGCCGAGGGCCCCGCCGGCAGCTTCGTGCCCGGGACCCTGGTCACCCGGATAGACGAGCAGTACCCGATGAGCGAGGTCGTACGGACGCTCAGCCCGCGCTTCATCGAGTCACCGGAGGAGTTCGCGGAGCGGTACCCGATCCTCTGGCCGCACATCACCGACCTGAACATCACGTCCGCCGCCTATATGCCGCTGATCGCCCAGGCCCGGCCGATCGGCGCCATCGGCCTGCTCTACAGCGACCGGCGCGGCTTCTCCACCGACGACCGCAACGTGCTCGTCGCCCTCGGCAGCAGCATCGCGCAGAGCCTGCAGCGGGCCATGCTCTACGAGCAGGAGAAGGACCTCGCCACCGGTCTCCAGCAGGCCATGCTGCCCCGCACCATCCCGTCCGTGCCCGGCGCCGACGTCGCCGTCCGCTACCGCTCCGCCTCCCTCGGGCGGGACATCGGCGGCGACTGGTACGACCTGATCCCGCTGCCCGGCGGTCGCGTCGGCGCCGTCATCGGCGACGTCCAGGGCCACGACACCCACGCCGCCGCCGTCATGGGCCAGCTGCGCATCGTCCTGCGCGCCTACGCCGCCGAGGGACACACCCCGGCCACCGTGATGGCCCGCGCCTCGGTGTTCCTGCACGAACTGGACACCGACCGCTTCGCGACCTGCCTGTACGCCCAGGCCGACCTGTCCACCGGCGTCGTGCAGGTGGTGCGGGCCGGCCATATCGACCCGCTGATCCGGGAGCCCGGCGGCGCCTGCCGGCGCGTCCTGGTCGAGGGCGGGCTGCCGCTCGGCCTGTCCGCGGAGTTCGGGCGGCTCGAATACCCGGTCGGCACCATCGAGCTGGACTCCGACCACACGCTCCTGCTGTGCACCGACGGCCTGGTCGAACAGCCCGGCGCCGACCTGGACGACGGCATGCAGACCCTGACCGCGCTGATCGCCACCGGCCCGGACGACGTACGGGACCTCGCCGACCGCCTCATCGACGTGGCCGAGGAACGCGGCGGCGACGACGACGTGGCCCTGCTCCTGCTGCGCCGCCGCGTCCTGGACGCCCCGCGGGCCGGTGGCCGCCTCCAGCAGCATGTCGCGCCCGGCGATCCCGAGGCCCTCACCGCGGCCCGGCACATGATCCGCGCCGCCGTGCGCGCCTGGGGCGCCGGCGACCGGGCCGACGAGGTCGAACTGGTCGCCGACGAGCTGATCACCAACGCCCTGATGCACACCGAGGGCTCCGCCGTCGTGACCCTGCGGGTCCTCACCGGCTCCGAGCGCCGGCTGCGGGTCGAGGTCGAGGACTCCTCCAGCGCCCTGCCGCGGCGCCGCGAGGCGGGGGCGTCGGGCGTCTCGGGCCGGGGGCTGCTCCTGGTCGACCTGCTCACGGACGTGTGGGGCGTGGAGGCGCGGGGCGGCGGCAAGGCCGTGTGGTGCGAGTTCCTGGTACCGGAGCGGTCCGGCGGGTGA